A single genomic interval of Argopecten irradians isolate NY chromosome 8, Ai_NY, whole genome shotgun sequence harbors:
- the LOC138330333 gene encoding uncharacterized protein isoform X2: MQEKGKPEGSPDFTIFSSNDGFSNRCKDVFSCLQSLEDKHVARDKSIADEESNKILKSDPTFEDTETLSKKIKKPGILPLNSTSRHPESDGGERKGLKRPSSELYVPPYKKRGDNSQSDFKSRKMDADFKLPPQRFPRKNKVPDFKVNPSKWKKYTLEDVSNEDMSQAANTQAAFAFLEERRKLREAAEGKEEEVKADVEGGACSQGAIVFKRPPKKGTLKQDLDSIEMNVTKKEYDDFEDGDGDLEGESLVIKPSVTFKSKKSKSQRNIRKKETEEEDD, translated from the coding sequence ATGCAAGAAAAGGGGAAACCAGAGGGCAGTCCAGATTTCACAATCTTCTCCAGCAATGATGGCTTCTCCAACAGATGTAAGGATGTGTTCAGCTGTCTGCAATCCCTTGAGGACAAGCATGTCGCCCGCGACAAATCTATCGCCGACGAAGAAagtaataaaattttaaaatctgaTCCAACTTTCGAAGATACTGAGACtttatcaaaaaaaattaagaaaccAGGCATTCTTCCACTAAATTCCACAAGTAGGCATCCTGAGTCAGATGGTGGTGAAAGGAAAGGGCTCAAGAGGCCCTCCTCTGAGCTCTACGTTCCTCCGTATAaaaagaggggagataactcccaATCAGATTTTAAGTCAAGGAAGATGGATGCAGACTTTAAACTTCCTCCACAAAGATTTCCAAGAAAAAACAAAGTTCCTGATTTCAAAGTAAACCCCAGTAAGTGGAAGAAGTACACGTTAGAGGATGTTTCGAATGAGGATATGAGTCAAGCTGCAAACACGCAGGCAGCCTTCGCCTTCCTCGAGGAAAGGAGGAAGTTACGCGAGGCAGCCGAAGGGAAAGAGGAGGAAGTGAAGGCAGATGTTGAGGGCGGAGCATGTTCACAAGGAGCCATTGTTTTTAAAAGACCTCCCAAAAAGGGAACTCTTAAACAAGACTTGGATTCAATAGAAATGAATGTGACAAAGAAAGAATACGATGATTTTGAGGATGGTGACGGTGATTTGGAAGGCGAATCATTAGTTATAAAGCCAAGTGTGACATTTAAATCAAAGAAAAGTAAAAGTCAGAGGAATATTAGGAAGAAAGAAACCGAAGAGGAGGATGACTAA
- the LOC138330333 gene encoding uncharacterized protein isoform X1 produces MLKAKEKCVMIQENREKMQEKGKPEGSPDFTIFSSNDGFSNRCKDVFSCLQSLEDKHVARDKSIADEESNKILKSDPTFEDTETLSKKIKKPGILPLNSTSRHPESDGGERKGLKRPSSELYVPPYKKRGDNSQSDFKSRKMDADFKLPPQRFPRKNKVPDFKVNPSKWKKYTLEDVSNEDMSQAANTQAAFAFLEERRKLREAAEGKEEEVKADVEGGACSQGAIVFKRPPKKGTLKQDLDSIEMNVTKKEYDDFEDGDGDLEGESLVIKPSVTFKSKKSKSQRNIRKKETEEEDD; encoded by the exons ATGCTGAAGGCGAAAGAGAAATGTGTCATGATTCAGGAG AACAGAGAGAAAATGCAAGAAAAGGGGAAACCAGAGGGCAGTCCAGATTTCACAATCTTCTCCAGCAATGATGGCTTCTCCAACAGATGTAAGGATGTGTTCAGCTGTCTGCAATCCCTTGAGGACAAGCATGTCGCCCGCGACAAATCTATCGCCGACGAAGAAagtaataaaattttaaaatctgaTCCAACTTTCGAAGATACTGAGACtttatcaaaaaaaattaagaaaccAGGCATTCTTCCACTAAATTCCACAAGTAGGCATCCTGAGTCAGATGGTGGTGAAAGGAAAGGGCTCAAGAGGCCCTCCTCTGAGCTCTACGTTCCTCCGTATAaaaagaggggagataactcccaATCAGATTTTAAGTCAAGGAAGATGGATGCAGACTTTAAACTTCCTCCACAAAGATTTCCAAGAAAAAACAAAGTTCCTGATTTCAAAGTAAACCCCAGTAAGTGGAAGAAGTACACGTTAGAGGATGTTTCGAATGAGGATATGAGTCAAGCTGCAAACACGCAGGCAGCCTTCGCCTTCCTCGAGGAAAGGAGGAAGTTACGCGAGGCAGCCGAAGGGAAAGAGGAGGAAGTGAAGGCAGATGTTGAGGGCGGAGCATGTTCACAAGGAGCCATTGTTTTTAAAAGACCTCCCAAAAAGGGAACTCTTAAACAAGACTTGGATTCAATAGAAATGAATGTGACAAAGAAAGAATACGATGATTTTGAGGATGGTGACGGTGATTTGGAAGGCGAATCATTAGTTATAAAGCCAAGTGTGACATTTAAATCAAAGAAAAGTAAAAGTCAGAGGAATATTAGGAAGAAAGAAACCGAAGAGGAGGATGACTAA